In a single window of the Danio aesculapii chromosome 20, fDanAes4.1, whole genome shotgun sequence genome:
- the LOC130247383 gene encoding LOW QUALITY PROTEIN: adhesion G-protein coupled receptor F1 (The sequence of the model RefSeq protein was modified relative to this genomic sequence to represent the inferred CDS: substituted 2 bases at 2 genomic stop codons): MFVWDTPEFVAQLSCTTVHQEITESVATVQTIVYILAEISQNITFRKPEIENILXTVDILVSKKSRKPWEKLNNSKMTVNTSISLLGAVEDICSRLTHDSFVINETPIVLINTVIENSYSGKSNLPNSATEILIPQVLKPTSLTIIIFTTIDSILPARYTSAHGGGKPDMHINGDVVVVRVNQTLQNISFAFDTTDQSLGNPQCVFWNFDLDRWDSTGCEVKPYLNEGGKIDTITCECNHTTSFSLLMSPFFIDDKALDYITYTGLGISVLSLVICLLIEAIVWKSVTSSRGVIVVSSYMRHVCLVNTNVSLLVADVCFIIGVSIVQPGXLAPVGPCTAVAFCMHLFFLAFFFWMLITAMLLLYRTVIIFSHMSTAKMMAIGFFLGYGAPLLIVVITYWLTAGEGKYILEADVCWLNFDETKTLQIFVSLASSFTAVNILIIIVVPIKMMIKTGVVQDEERNILSLLTRVVFILSPLFGLPWGLGIGTMLSPAYGIHLVFTILNSLQTNKSSFGAGNHKSVPFPYKLR; the protein is encoded by the exons ATGTTTGTGTGGGACACACCAGAGTTTGTGGCTCAACTCAGTTGCACTACAGTGCATCAGGAGATCACAGAGTCTGTTGCTACTGTCCAAACAATCGTCTACATCCTTGCTGAGATCTCACAAAACATTACCTTCAGAAAGCCTGAGATTGAG AATATTCTTTAAACAGTGGACATACTTGTATCAAAGAAATCTAGAAAACCATGGGAGAAATTAAACAACAGCAAGATGACAGTAAACACCAGCATTTCACTTCTGGGTGCTGTTGAAGACATATGCAGCCGCCTCACACATGACAGTTTTGTAATCAATGAAACGCCCATTGTGTTGATCAACACTGTAATAGAAAACTCATATAGTggaaaatcca ACCTGCCAAACTCAGCCACTGAGATACTGATACCGCAGGTTCTTAAACCAACCTCCTTGACTATCATAATCTTCACAACAATTGACAGTATCCTACCTGCTCGCTATACTAGTGCTCATGGCGGGGGGAAACCAGATATGCACATCAATGGAGATGTGGTTGTTGTTAGGGTTAATCAAACACTTCAGAACATTTCTTTTGCATTTGACACCACTGATCAGTCTTTGGGAAATCCTCAGTGTGTCTTTTGGAACTTTGATCTTGACAGATGGGATTCCACTGGATGTGAAGTAAAGCCCTATTTAAATGAAGGGGGTAAAATTGATACGATTACATGTGAATGCAACCACACAACCTCTTTTTCCCTCCTTATGTCACCATTTTTTATTGATGACAAAGCCTTAGACTACATAACTTATACTGGTCTAGGTATTTCAGTGCTCAGCTTGGTAATATGCCTACTTATTGAAGCTATTGTTTggaaatcagtgacatcatccaGAGGTGTTATAGTTGTAAGCTCCTACATGCGACATGTCTGCTTAGTCAACACTAATGTTTCCCTGCTGGTTGCAGATGTCTGTTTTATCATTGGAGTGTCAATTGTGCAGCCAGGGTAGCTCGCTCCAGTGGGTCCATGCACTGCAGTGGCTTTCTGCATGCACCTCTTTTTCCTGgcttttttcttctggatgttAATTACAGCGATGCTGCTCTTATACAGGACAGTCATAATATTTTCCCATATGTCAACGGCCAAAATGATGGCCATTGGCTTCTTTCTTGGTTATGGTGCACCTTTGCTGATAGTGGTCATTACTTACTGGTTGACTGCTGGAGAAGGAAAATATATTTTGGAAGCAGATGTGTGCTGGTTGAACTTTGATGAAACAAAAACACTGCAAATTTTTGTGTCTCTGGCTAGCAGTTTTACAGCTGtcaatattttgattattattgtggTTCCTATTAAGATGATGATTAAAACAGGGGTAGTTCAAGATGAGGAGAGAAATATCTTGTCCCTCTTGACCCGTGTTGTGTTCATACTGAGTCCTCTCTTTGGATTACCATGGGGATTAGGAATTGGAACCATGCTGTCCCCTGCCTATGGAATTCATCTGGTGTTTACAATCCTCAATTCCCTACAG ACTAACAAGAGCAGTTTCGGTGCTGGTAACCATAAAAGTGTTCCTTTTCCATATAAACTCAGATGA
- the adgrf3b gene encoding adhesion G protein-coupled receptor F5 — MHTVRIKTLSGAGMLLFAALFIISQTSQAGSTDVTYWAEVMIEGNKTLNVADYLPGLIGTVLDTGVTITGAEIAAECEIVGQNTTCWCGPGYVWSNYVCDNVNKCCNVYQCVANISYFTPLCLPIVNVSLIGTLTGSSPSVQTMLLNAFNVLNAFNSLTMQASLLTGLNTYSHNFTVSLSAVFATSKVQGIISTLLTNPAIYTLNVKTLGLVYIEAPTGKLCYNSRQQLNCTSIEAMSKCVWQMSRGDEAPLTLGPGSEIMLSDTCTEMSAVTLLKTNGYWSGTYSCLFVTDNVAHMAMAPVDIALLPEASNVTSNPQTIDCSASSTAKVTITCSIFNSTETYKSQLKLGSTENLTPAKLESNGLIKYSADFTVNCLATGKPPSLTASCVLVNSLNQQRNFSASISVIYPNDLFCAVDVISTRTWPKTKNNDTAVIDCTATGRQGTLTRKCNGKTWGQEVSLCVKAFLSNVASQASDFEKGLGATQGGAQYIFQSLKNNTASEDDGQNSFGDISTAVNVFQTMKAASVNVPLGENLLPDFLESASSILNGSWEVGDKTQSGALASQYLSSVEGLVKSIRINTSEGYNASNIQLQVCKGGSGCNKTVFNVGIEVNATADMVKTVGLQSLANLLPKVGYENSLFPSIVVSSTVENNTQASVNIRLAFPNDEGINAAMQCVFWNISEERWSDEGCVYVKGHGGDGYCQCNHLTSFSMLMSKYPISMPFLDQLTYIGLGVSICSLLAYIIIEFLVWSAVVKSNLSHFRHTALVNIALSLLLADCSFLASSFPSILNETLCLVLVVAKHYFFLAMFFWMLCLSLMLVHQLIFVFSRIGKKVYMILGFTIGYFCPTVTVAVTYVYYEEATSIPYYSSKTCWLTYQSPMQGSIHAFLFPVGTIVLVNMCSMLVVIATVLKPSGAETNKKGDKDAAKSIIKVILFLTPVFGGTWILGLFVFLIDDSSQFITYLVNYLFTILNSLQGFFILLTGCFAEKRVRDEILKIIVGKSAKEQNTTTSVAK; from the exons atgcacactgTAAG GATCAAGACACTTTCTGGTGCAGGAATGCTGCTTTTTGCTGCACTATTCATTATTAGCCAG ACTTCACAAGCAG GGTCCACAGATGTGACCTACTGGGCAGAGGTCATGATTGAGGGGAATAAAACCTTAAATGTTGCAGACTATCTGCCTGGACTTATAGGCACTGTTCTGGATACAGGGGTAACAATCACAGGTGCTGAAATAGCAGCAG agTGTGAGATAGTTGGCCAAAATACAACCTGCTGGTGTGGACCGGGATACGTTTGGAGCAATTATGTGTGtgataatgtaaataaatgctgcAATGTGTATCAATGTGTGGCAAATATATCATACTTCACACCTCTGTGTCTGCCCATAGTGAATG TTTCACTCATTGGCACGCTCACTGGTAGCTCTCCATCAGTGCAAACCATG CTGCTGAATGCTTTTAATGTGCTGAATGCCTTCAACTCATTGACTATGCAAGCCAGCCT CCTCACAGGGTTAAATACATATTCCCACAATTTCACAGTGTCTCTCAGTGCAGTGTTTGCCACCTCCAAAGTTCAAGGCATCATTTCTACACTGCTGACAAATCCAGCGATTTACACACTCAATGTTAAGACTCTAG GCTTAGTATACATTGAGGCACCTACGGGAAAATTATGCTATAACTCAAGACAACAGCTGAACTGTACCTCAATAGAGGCGATGAGCAAATGTGTATGGCAGATGTCCAGAGGTGACGAAGCGCCATTGACTTTGGGACCAGGGAGTGAAATAATGCTCTCAGATACTTGTACAGAAATGTCAGCAGTCACACTTTTAAAGACAAATGGATACTGGTCAG GAACATACAGCTGCCTTTTTGTCACAGACAATGTAGCTCATATGGCAATGGCACCGGTTGACATTGCACTGCTGCCAGAGGCCAGTAATGTGACAAGCAATCCCCAAACGATAGACTGCTCTGcatcatcaaccgccaaagttACCATAACATGTTCCATCTTCAACAGCACTGAAACCTACAAGTCCCAACTAAAACTTGGAAGTACGGAAAATCTTACACCAGCTAAATTAG AGAGCAATGGTTTAATCAAATATTCGGCAGATTTCACTGTTAATTGTCTGGCAACAGGAAAACCCCCTTCCCTCACCGCCAGCTGCGTTTTAGTGAACTCTTTAAATCAGCAGCGAAATTTCTCAGCAAGCATTTCAGTCATCTACC CCAATGACCTCTTTTGTGCAGTAGATGTCATTTCTACCAGAACATGGCCAAAAACCAAGAATAATGATACAGCTGTAATAGATTGCACCGCAACAGGGAGACAAGGCACACTGACACGCAAATGCAATGGAAAAACATGGGGCCAAGAAGTTTCTCTGTGTGTCAAAGCGTTCCTGAGTAATGTAGCTTCACAAGCATCG GATTTTGAAAAAGGACTTGGAGCAACACAAGGGGGCGCACAGTACATCTTTCAAAGTTTGAAAAACAACACCGCTAGTGAAGATGATGGCCAGAACAGTTTTGGAGACATCAGCACTGCTGTTAACGTTTTTCAGACTATGAAAGCGGCATCAGTCAATGTTCCACTAGGCGAGAACCTTCTTCCA GATTTCCTGGAATCAGCCAGCAGCATATTGAACGGATCCTGGGAAGTGGGAGACAAGACACAGAGCGGGGCGCTGGCCAGCCAGTATCTGTCATCGGTAGAAGGCCTTGTGAAAAGCATCCGAATAAACACCAGTGAGGGCTACAATGCCTCAAACATTCAGCTGCAGGTCTGCAAAGGTGGCTCCGGTTGCAATAAAACTGTTTTCAACGTTGGTATTGAGGTGAACGCAACAGCAGATATGGTGAAAACGGTAGGACTACAGAGCTTGGCCAATCTTTTGCCAAAGGTGGGCTACGAGAATTCCCTCTTTCCCAGCATAGTCGTTTCCAGCACAGTTGAGAACAACACTCAGGCGTCAGTCAACATCAGACTGGCTTTTCCAAATGATGAGGGCATCAATGCCGCAATGCAATGTGTTTTCTGGAACATCTCGGAAGAGAGATGGTCAGACGAGGGCTGTGTGTACGTTAAGGGTCATGGAGGTGACGGCTACTGCCAGTGCAACCATCTGACCTCCTTCTCCATGCTCATGTCCAAGTACCCAATAAGCATGCCCTTTCTAGATCAGCTCACATACATCGGACTGGGCGTCTCCATATGCTCTCTGTTGGCCTACATCATCATTGAGTTCTTGGTCTGGTCCGCCGTGGTCAAATCCAATCTTTCCCACTTCCGGCACACCGCACTCGTCAACATCGCTCTCTCTCTGCTATTGGCTGACTGCAGTTTCCTAGCTTCCTCCTTCCCGTCAATCCTAAATGAAACCCTGTGCCTTGTTCTGGTGGTGGCGAAGCATTACTTCTTCCTGGCGATGTTCTTTTGGATGCTTTGTCTGAGCCTCATGCTGGTCCACCAGCTCATTTTCGTTTTCAGCCGCATTGGGAAAAAGGTGTATATGATCCTAGGATTCACCATTGGCTATTTTTGTCCGACGGTGACTGTGGCGGTTACATATGTGTACTACGAAGAAGCAACTAGCATCCCCTATTATAGCTCCAAAACCTGCTGGCTCACCTATCAGTCGCCCATGCAGGGATCCATCCACGCATTTCTGTTTCCAGTCGGGACAATCGTGCTGGTGAACATGTGTTCCATGCTGGTGGTCATAGCAACTGTTTTAAAGCCGTCCGGAGCTGAGACGAACAAAAAGGGGGATAAGGATGCAGCAAAAAGCATCATCAAAGTCATACTCTTCCTCACACCTGTTTTTGGTGGCACTTGGATTCTGGGCCTTTTTGTGTTTCTGATAGATGACTCTTCGCAGTTTATTACATACTTAGTGAATTATTTGTTCACCATTCTCAACTCATTGCAG GGCTTCTTCATCTTGTTGACTGGATGTTTTGCAGAAAAAAGG gtCCGAGatgaaatattgaaaataattgtGGGG AAATCAGCTAAAGAGCAAAACACAACAACATCCGTCGCAAAATAA